One window of Sphingomonas sp. KC8 genomic DNA carries:
- a CDS encoding M28 family peptidase, with the protein MRLFATLLAGSLLAAPALSQNFDVAALRDAALKDDVAWDITEGLTTEIGPRLAGTEAEARARAWSVARLKALGFANARIEPFDMPVWVRGEEKAEILSPFPQKLVLAALGNSGATPDDGITAEIAMFPSLAALEAADRAQVQGKIVFVDHAMGRTQDGSSYGAFGGARRKGPSIASKKGAVAIVIRSIGTDFHRNPHTGVQSWEDGASPIPAAALSLPDAEQLNRIIARGKPVTMKLTLTPRNIGTRQSGNVMAEVPGRDPSAGIVLVGCHLDSWDLGTGAIDDAAGCGIVAAAAKRVMDAGKPLRTIRVVWFGAEEVGLRGGIAYRDAHLQEKHVVLAESDFGADRIYKFDSYVNPAALPVIDALATALAPIGIARGHNQARGGSDIGPLAATGVPVVSLSQDGTRYFDLHHTPDDTLDKVDRAQLAQNVAAWTAMIATIANSPVELGPVAPTGGK; encoded by the coding sequence ATGCGCCTGTTCGCAACCCTGCTGGCCGGTTCCCTGCTGGCCGCCCCGGCCCTGTCCCAGAATTTCGATGTCGCCGCCCTGCGCGACGCCGCGTTGAAGGATGATGTCGCGTGGGACATCACGGAAGGCCTGACCACCGAAATCGGCCCGCGCCTGGCCGGAACGGAGGCCGAGGCGCGAGCGCGGGCATGGTCGGTCGCGAGGCTGAAAGCTCTTGGCTTTGCCAACGCCCGAATCGAACCGTTTGATATGCCGGTCTGGGTCCGCGGGGAGGAGAAAGCCGAAATCCTCTCGCCCTTCCCCCAGAAGCTCGTGCTGGCGGCATTGGGCAATAGCGGTGCTACCCCCGATGACGGCATCACCGCCGAAATCGCGATGTTCCCGAGCCTCGCCGCGCTGGAGGCCGCCGATAGGGCGCAAGTGCAGGGCAAGATCGTGTTCGTCGACCACGCGATGGGGCGGACGCAGGACGGGTCGAGCTACGGCGCATTTGGCGGCGCCCGCCGCAAGGGACCATCCATCGCGAGCAAAAAGGGGGCGGTTGCAATCGTGATCCGCTCGATCGGCACCGATTTCCACCGCAACCCGCATACCGGCGTACAGAGCTGGGAAGACGGGGCATCGCCGATACCGGCGGCAGCACTCAGCCTGCCCGATGCAGAACAGCTCAACCGGATTATCGCACGCGGGAAACCGGTGACGATGAAACTGACGCTTACGCCCCGCAATATCGGCACACGACAGTCAGGCAACGTCATGGCCGAAGTACCCGGGCGGGATCCGTCCGCCGGTATCGTCCTGGTGGGCTGCCATCTCGATAGCTGGGACCTGGGCACAGGCGCGATCGACGATGCGGCCGGCTGCGGCATTGTTGCTGCGGCGGCCAAACGCGTGATGGACGCCGGAAAACCCCTGCGGACGATCCGCGTCGTCTGGTTCGGCGCCGAAGAGGTCGGCCTGCGCGGCGGCATCGCGTATCGCGACGCCCATCTTCAGGAAAAACACGTCGTTCTGGCCGAATCAGACTTCGGCGCCGACCGCATCTATAAATTTGACAGCTATGTGAACCCGGCCGCCTTACCCGTTATCGACGCCCTGGCAACGGCCCTTGCGCCGATTGGCATAGCCCGCGGCCATAATCAGGCGCGTGGCGGATCGGACATCGGCCCGTTGGCCGCAACAGGCGTGCCGGTCGTCTCGCTCAGCCAGGATGGAACACGCTATTTCGACCTGCACCATACGCCTGACGACACGCTGGATAAGGTGGATCGTGCCCAGCTTGCCCAGAATGTCGCGGCCTGGACGGCGATGATCGCAACGATCGCGAACAGCCCCGTCGAATTGGGTCCTGTCGCCCCCACCGGAGGCAAATGA
- the fdhF gene encoding formate dehydrogenase subunit alpha: protein MAWIGELDLGTPAPPPSPAGVVATVTLHIDGRAITVDAGTSVMRAAALAGTSIPRLCATDSLDSFGSCRLCLVEIEGRGGYPASCTTPVAQGMVVHTQTDALAKLRRGVMELYISDHPLDCLTCAANDDCELQDMAGAVGLRDVRYDDRGATHLDCNKDETNPYFTFDPSKCILCSRCVRACDEVQGTFALTIQGRGFGSKVAAGQDEPFLTSECVSCGACVQACPTATLVEKSVIEIGTPERAVVTTCAYCGVGCTFRAEMRGEQLVRMVPWKDGKANRGHSCVKGRFAWGYANHRERILKPMIRERVDMPWREVSWDEAIAHTAAEFRRIQAAHGRRAIGGITSSRCTNEETFLVQKLIRQGFGNNNVDTCARVCHSPTGYGLKTTFGTSAGTQDFDSVMAADVILVIGANPTDGHPVFASRMKKRLRQGARLIVIDPRRIDIVHTPHSEAAFHLPLRPGTNVAVLTAMAHVIVTEGLADEAYIRERCDWDEYSAWADFVSDPTRSPEAIEQLTNVPAADVRAAARLYATGGNGAIYYGLGVTEHSQGSSTVMAIANLAMATGNIGRDGVGVNPLRGQNNVQGACDMGSFPHEYSGYRHVSDDATRTLFEQAWGVALDPEPGLRIPNMLDAATEGAFRGIFIQGEDILQSDPNTHHVAAGLAAMDCVVVQDIFLNETANYAHVFLPGSTFLEKDGTFTNAERRIQRVRKVMEPLNGFADWEIVQQVANAMGLGWSYTHPSEIMDEIAALTPSFSHVSYDALDRLGSVQWPATDTAPEGTPIMHVDQFVRGRGHFVITDYVPTDEKTGPRFPLLLTTGRILSQYNVGAQTRRTANTAWHKEDRLEMHSVDAENRGIRDGDWVRLTSRAGETALRATITDRVAPGVVYTTFHHPTTQANVVTTDYSDWATNCPEYKVTAVQVSPSNGPSGWQTAYQDIARRNRQISRDLEPAE from the coding sequence ATGGCCTGGATCGGTGAACTCGACCTCGGCACCCCGGCGCCGCCGCCGTCCCCGGCGGGTGTCGTGGCTACCGTCACGCTTCATATCGACGGGCGTGCCATTACCGTGGACGCGGGCACTTCGGTGATGCGCGCCGCCGCGCTGGCCGGAACCAGCATCCCCCGGCTCTGCGCCACGGACAGCCTCGACAGTTTCGGGTCGTGCCGGCTGTGTCTCGTCGAAATCGAAGGGCGTGGCGGCTATCCGGCGTCCTGCACCACGCCGGTTGCCCAAGGCATGGTCGTGCACACCCAAACCGATGCGCTGGCCAAGCTGCGGCGCGGGGTGATGGAACTTTATATTTCCGATCATCCGCTGGATTGTTTGACCTGTGCCGCCAATGACGATTGCGAGTTGCAGGACATGGCCGGCGCGGTGGGCCTGCGCGATGTGCGCTATGACGATCGCGGCGCGACCCATCTCGATTGTAACAAAGACGAAACCAATCCGTATTTTACGTTCGATCCTTCGAAATGCATTCTATGTTCGCGCTGTGTCCGCGCATGCGATGAAGTGCAGGGCACCTTCGCGCTGACCATTCAGGGCCGGGGTTTCGGATCGAAGGTTGCGGCCGGGCAGGATGAACCGTTCCTGACGTCGGAATGCGTATCGTGCGGGGCCTGCGTGCAGGCCTGCCCCACGGCGACGCTGGTCGAAAAGTCGGTGATCGAAATCGGTACGCCCGAACGTGCTGTCGTAACCACATGCGCCTATTGCGGGGTTGGGTGCACCTTCCGCGCGGAAATGCGCGGCGAACAGCTTGTTCGCATGGTGCCGTGGAAGGATGGCAAGGCCAATCGGGGGCATAGCTGCGTCAAGGGGCGCTTTGCCTGGGGCTATGCCAACCATCGCGAACGCATCCTGAAGCCCATGATCCGCGAACGGGTCGATATGCCGTGGCGTGAGGTGAGTTGGGACGAGGCGATCGCCCACACTGCCGCGGAATTTCGCCGTATTCAGGCTGCACATGGCCGCCGCGCGATCGGCGGGATCACGTCCAGCCGCTGCACCAATGAAGAAACCTTCCTCGTCCAGAAACTGATCCGGCAGGGGTTCGGCAACAATAATGTCGATACCTGCGCGCGCGTTTGCCACAGCCCGACGGGCTATGGTTTGAAGACCACGTTTGGCACATCGGCCGGCACGCAGGATTTCGATAGCGTGATGGCGGCCGACGTCATCCTGGTCATCGGCGCCAATCCCACGGACGGCCATCCCGTGTTCGCATCGCGCATGAAGAAACGGTTGCGGCAGGGGGCCAGGCTGATCGTGATTGATCCGCGCCGGATCGATATCGTCCACACCCCGCATAGCGAGGCTGCGTTCCATCTGCCGTTGCGCCCGGGCACCAATGTTGCGGTGCTGACGGCGATGGCCCACGTCATCGTGACCGAAGGCCTCGCCGACGAAGCCTATATCCGTGAACGGTGCGACTGGGATGAATATTCGGCGTGGGCCGATTTCGTGTCGGATCCCACAAGATCACCGGAAGCGATTGAACAACTGACAAATGTTCCCGCAGCCGACGTCCGCGCCGCAGCCCGGCTTTATGCCACCGGCGGCAATGGCGCGATCTATTATGGCCTTGGCGTCACCGAACATTCGCAAGGATCGTCGACGGTGATGGCGATCGCCAATCTGGCCATGGCGACGGGCAATATCGGTCGCGATGGGGTGGGGGTGAACCCGCTACGCGGCCAGAACAACGTGCAGGGTGCGTGCGACATGGGCAGCTTCCCGCATGAATATTCGGGTTACCGCCATGTTTCGGATGACGCCACCCGCACGCTGTTCGAACAGGCATGGGGTGTCGCGCTGGATCCCGAACCGGGGCTGCGCATCCCCAACATGCTCGATGCGGCGACGGAAGGGGCGTTCCGGGGCATCTTCATCCAGGGCGAGGATATTCTGCAGTCCGACCCCAACACCCATCATGTCGCCGCCGGGCTTGCGGCGATGGATTGCGTTGTCGTTCAGGATATTTTCCTCAACGAAACAGCAAATTACGCCCATGTCTTCCTGCCCGGATCCACCTTCCTGGAAAAGGACGGCACGTTCACCAACGCAGAACGGCGAATCCAGCGCGTGCGCAAGGTGATGGAGCCGCTGAACGGCTTCGCCGACTGGGAGATCGTTCAGCAGGTCGCCAATGCGATGGGGCTGGGCTGGTCCTACACCCATCCATCCGAGATCATGGACGAAATCGCTGCGCTAACCCCCAGTTTCAGCCATGTAAGCTATGATGCGCTCGACCGGTTGGGATCGGTGCAATGGCCGGCGACCGATACTGCCCCCGAAGGTACGCCGATCATGCACGTCGATCAGTTCGTGCGCGGACGCGGCCACTTCGTCATTACCGATTATGTGCCGACCGACGAAAAAACCGGCCCACGTTTCCCGCTGCTTCTCACCACCGGGCGAATCCTCAGCCAGTATAATGTCGGCGCACAGACGCGGCGTACCGCGAATACGGCATGGCACAAGGAAGACCGGCTGGAGATGCACTCCGTCGACGCTGAAAATCGCGGTATCCGCGATGGCGACTGGGTGAGGCTGACGAGCCGGGCCGGGGAAACCGCGCTACGCGCGACGATCACCGATCGGGTGGCGCCCGGTGTGGTGTACACAACCTTTCATCATCCGACGACGCAAGCGAATGTTGTTACCACGGACTATTCGGATTGGGCCACTAACTGTCCGGAATATAAGGTAACTGCGGTTCAGGTGTCGCCGTCAAACGGGCCTAGCGGATGGCAGACGGCATATCAGGATATCGCCCGGCGCAACCGGCAGATATCGCGTGATCTGGAGCCGGCCGAATGA
- a CDS encoding GNAT family N-acetyltransferase has translation MADLFIRPETAVDSAAIARLLESAFPADDEARLVDRLRADGDLTISLVAELAGNIVGHVALSPMTAPFRALGLAPVAVDEDYRRRGIAARLIELSLEQARQDGWAAVFVLGDPAYYTRFGFSVADAAGFACAYAGPHMMVLALDSRGLPVRAGDIAYAPAFAALD, from the coding sequence ATGGCGGACCTCTTCATTCGGCCGGAAACGGCCGTGGACAGCGCCGCCATTGCTCGCCTGTTGGAATCGGCCTTTCCGGCCGACGATGAAGCGCGCCTGGTGGATCGGTTGCGCGCAGACGGCGATCTTACGATCTCGCTCGTCGCCGAGCTGGCCGGGAACATTGTCGGTCATGTCGCGCTGTCACCGATGACGGCGCCGTTCCGTGCGCTTGGCCTTGCGCCGGTTGCCGTGGACGAAGACTATCGTCGTCGGGGGATCGCCGCCCGGTTGATCGAGCTAAGCCTGGAACAGGCCCGGCAGGATGGCTGGGCGGCGGTGTTCGTCCTGGGCGATCCCGCTTATTACACGCGCTTTGGCTTTTCGGTTGCGGATGCAGCCGGGTTTGCCTGCGCCTATGCAGGCCCGCACATGATGGTGCTGGCGCTCGATTCGCGAGGGTTGCCCGTGCGGGCTGGCGACATAGCCTATGCGCCAGCCTTCGCCGCGCTCGATTAG
- a CDS encoding formate dehydrogenase subunit delta, with protein sequence MSDADQRLIYMANQIARNFAVQGHDAAVAATAAHIARYWAPSMRARIAILYPDADLTPIARDALATLV encoded by the coding sequence ATGAGTGATGCTGATCAACGGCTGATCTATATGGCGAACCAGATTGCGCGGAATTTCGCGGTGCAAGGGCATGATGCGGCGGTGGCTGCAACGGCTGCGCATATCGCCAGATACTGGGCACCATCGATGCGCGCCCGCATCGCCATATTATATCCCGATGCGGACCTGACACCCATTGCGCGGGATGCGCTGGCGACACTGGTTTGA
- a CDS encoding type II toxin-antitoxin system RatA family toxin yields MPKHSETRRLPYTPEQLYSLVADVPSYREFLPWVAAVRVRSDSETEMVADVVVGFKGLRENFTSLVHKRPPESIRVEYVDGPLKYLHNDWGFRPDGKGGTLLDFSVDFAFRSALFEMLAGQVFDRALRKMIGAFEERAAQLYGTDASGISSSSAHSAA; encoded by the coding sequence TTGCCAAAGCATAGTGAAACGCGGCGCCTGCCGTACACGCCCGAACAATTGTACAGCCTTGTCGCCGATGTGCCGAGCTATCGCGAATTTTTGCCTTGGGTTGCGGCGGTTCGGGTGCGATCCGACAGCGAAACCGAAATGGTGGCCGATGTCGTCGTCGGCTTCAAAGGCCTGCGGGAAAATTTCACGTCGCTGGTCCACAAGCGCCCGCCCGAATCGATCCGGGTGGAATATGTCGATGGGCCGTTGAAATATCTGCACAATGACTGGGGTTTTCGCCCGGACGGGAAGGGGGGCACCCTGCTCGACTTTTCGGTCGATTTTGCCTTCCGGTCGGCCCTGTTCGAAATGCTGGCCGGGCAGGTGTTCGATCGCGCGCTGCGCAAGATGATCGGCGCGTTCGAGGAACGCGCCGCCCAGCTTTACGGCACTGATGCATCCGGCATCAGCAGTTCGAGCGCGCATAGCGCGGCCTGA
- a CDS encoding CinA family protein, whose protein sequence is MPDTTLPDELVTAARRVIETNRAAGKTVAVAESCTGGLVSAALTEIPGSSDVFLAGLVTYSNEAKIGLLGVSLDVLETFGAVSIAVAWGMARGALERTGADVAVAITGVAGPDGGSEKKPVGTVVFARAEKGGDANDVTADAQDFGNLGRGGIRLQAALCALELLMPDASVP, encoded by the coding sequence ATGCCCGATACGACCCTCCCCGACGAACTCGTCACTGCCGCGCGGCGGGTGATCGAAACGAATCGCGCAGCGGGCAAGACGGTGGCGGTTGCCGAAAGCTGCACCGGGGGCCTGGTTTCGGCGGCGCTGACAGAAATCCCCGGTTCATCGGATGTGTTTCTGGCCGGACTGGTGACGTATTCGAACGAGGCGAAGATCGGCCTGCTTGGCGTCAGCCTCGATGTGCTGGAAACGTTCGGAGCCGTTTCGATCGCCGTGGCCTGGGGCATGGCGCGCGGCGCGCTGGAACGCACGGGCGCCGATGTCGCCGTGGCGATCACCGGCGTTGCCGGTCCCGATGGCGGCAGCGAAAAGAAGCCGGTTGGCACTGTCGTGTTTGCCCGTGCCGAAAAAGGCGGCGACGCCAATGACGTCACCGCCGATGCGCAGGATTTCGGCAATCTCGGCCGCGGCGGCATTCGCCTTCAGGCCGCGCTATGCGCGCTCGAACTGCTGATGCCGGATGCATCAGTGCCGTAA
- the lipA gene encoding lipoyl synthase, translated as MTEPLASAASPRVRKPDWIRVRAPVGEAFSETRQLMRRLNLATVCEEAACPNIGECWTKKHATVMILGDTCTRACAFCNVKTGMPRAVDALEPQHVADAAAELALEHIVITSVDRDDLPDGGASQFVKVIEALRRTTPKTTIEILTPDFRNKADAAIESIVAARPDVYNHNLETVPRLYPTIRPGARYYASLRLLETVKRLDPSIFTKSGVMVGLGEERLEIHQVMDDMRSAGIDFLTMGQYLQPTPRHAKVAEFVTPQTFAAYAAIARAKGFLLVAASPLTRSSYHAGDDFAKLRAAREAQLAKA; from the coding sequence ATGACCGAGCCGCTCGCTTCCGCCGCCTCGCCCCGTGTCCGCAAGCCCGACTGGATCCGCGTCCGCGCGCCCGTTGGCGAGGCTTTTTCGGAGACGCGCCAGCTAATGCGCCGCCTCAACCTTGCCACCGTGTGCGAGGAGGCGGCCTGCCCCAATATTGGGGAGTGCTGGACCAAGAAACACGCCACGGTGATGATCCTGGGCGATACCTGCACGCGCGCCTGCGCCTTTTGCAACGTCAAAACCGGCATGCCGCGCGCGGTTGATGCGCTCGAACCCCAGCATGTGGCCGACGCTGCGGCTGAACTGGCGTTGGAACATATCGTCATCACCTCGGTCGATCGCGATGATCTGCCCGATGGCGGTGCGTCGCAATTCGTGAAGGTGATCGAAGCGCTGCGCCGCACGACGCCGAAGACGACGATCGAAATCCTGACGCCGGATTTCCGCAACAAGGCGGATGCCGCGATCGAATCGATCGTTGCGGCGCGGCCTGACGTCTACAATCATAATCTGGAAACGGTGCCCCGGCTCTATCCCACGATCCGCCCGGGTGCGCGCTACTATGCATCGCTGCGCCTGCTGGAAACGGTGAAGCGGCTGGATCCGTCGATCTTCACCAAATCCGGCGTGATGGTCGGTTTGGGCGAGGAACGGCTTGAGATCCATCAGGTGATGGACGACATGCGTTCGGCCGGGATCGATTTCCTGACGATGGGCCAGTATCTGCAACCGACCCCGCGTCATGCCAAGGTGGCCGAATTCGTGACGCCGCAAACCTTTGCCGCTTATGCCGCGATTGCACGTGCAAAGGGTTTTCTGCTCGTTGCCGCCAGCCCGCTTACGCGTTCCAGCTATCATGCCGGCGACGATTTCGCGAAGCTGCGCGCAGCCCGTGAGGCCCAGCTTGCCAAAGCATAG
- the ettA gene encoding energy-dependent translational throttle protein EttA, giving the protein MAVQYSFVMKGLTKTFPGANKPLFNNIHLQFMPGTKIAIIGVNGAGKSTLMKVMAGIDNDFTGEAWAAEGIRVGYLPQEPQLDNSKTVRENVMDGVRPVADMIDRFNEISNLMGDPPEDCDFDALLAEMGDLQEKIDAVDGWTLDNQLEIAMEALRCAPGDWSVENLSGGEKRRIALCRLLLEKPEILLLDEPTNHLDAESVQWLEQHLIEYPGNVILVTHDRYFLDNVVGWVLELDRGRGLPFEGNYSAWLEAKAKRMEQEDREEAGRQKAIKEELEWIRQSPKARQSKSKARIRAFDELVEKQNARAPGKAQIVIQTPERLGGKVIEARGLTKAYGDKLLFEDLTFTLPPGGIVGVIGPNGAGKSTLFRMITGQEQPDSGEIDVGPTVKLGYVDQSRDALDPNKNVWEEVSGGHDIMTVGKFEMSTRAYVGAFNFKGPDQQKKVGQLSGGERNRVHMAKMLKQGGNVLLLDEPTNDLDVETLRALEDALENFAGCAVVISHDRFFLDRLATHILAFEGDSHVEWFEGNFEAYEEDKRRRLGDAADRPTRLAYKKLTR; this is encoded by the coding sequence ATGGCCGTGCAGTACAGCTTCGTCATGAAGGGCCTGACCAAGACCTTCCCCGGCGCGAACAAGCCGCTTTTCAATAATATCCATCTTCAGTTCATGCCTGGGACGAAGATCGCCATCATCGGTGTCAACGGCGCCGGTAAATCGACCTTGATGAAGGTCATGGCCGGTATCGACAATGATTTCACCGGTGAAGCCTGGGCCGCCGAAGGTATCCGCGTCGGCTATCTGCCGCAGGAACCGCAGCTGGATAACAGCAAGACGGTGCGCGAAAACGTGATGGACGGGGTTCGTCCCGTCGCGGACATGATCGATCGTTTCAACGAAATCTCGAACCTGATGGGCGATCCGCCCGAGGATTGCGATTTCGATGCGCTCCTCGCTGAAATGGGCGATCTTCAGGAAAAGATCGATGCGGTCGATGGCTGGACGCTCGACAACCAGCTCGAAATCGCGATGGAAGCGCTGCGCTGCGCCCCCGGCGACTGGTCGGTCGAAAATCTTTCCGGCGGTGAAAAGCGTCGTATCGCATTGTGCCGCCTGCTGCTCGAAAAGCCGGAAATCCTGCTGCTCGACGAACCGACGAACCACCTCGACGCCGAAAGCGTCCAGTGGCTGGAACAGCATCTGATCGAATATCCGGGCAACGTCATTCTCGTTACCCACGATCGCTACTTCCTCGACAATGTCGTGGGCTGGGTGCTGGAACTCGATCGCGGTCGGGGCCTGCCGTTCGAAGGCAATTATTCTGCGTGGCTGGAAGCCAAGGCCAAGCGGATGGAGCAGGAGGACCGCGAGGAAGCGGGCCGCCAGAAGGCGATCAAGGAAGAGCTGGAATGGATCCGGCAAAGCCCCAAGGCGCGCCAGTCCAAATCCAAGGCGCGTATCCGCGCGTTCGATGAACTGGTCGAAAAGCAGAATGCCCGTGCGCCGGGCAAGGCCCAGATCGTCATCCAGACACCTGAACGCCTTGGCGGCAAGGTGATCGAGGCGCGGGGCCTGACCAAGGCCTATGGCGACAAGCTGTTGTTCGAGGATCTGACGTTCACCCTGCCGCCCGGCGGCATCGTCGGCGTCATCGGTCCCAACGGGGCCGGTAAATCGACGCTATTCCGCATGATCACGGGGCAGGAACAGCCCGATTCGGGCGAAATCGACGTCGGCCCGACCGTGAAGCTGGGCTATGTCGATCAAAGCCGCGATGCGCTCGATCCGAACAAGAATGTTTGGGAAGAAGTGTCGGGCGGGCATGACATCATGACGGTCGGCAAGTTCGAAATGTCGACGCGCGCCTATGTCGGTGCGTTCAACTTCAAGGGGCCGGACCAGCAGAAGAAGGTCGGCCAGCTTTCGGGCGGTGAACGCAACCGCGTCCACATGGCCAAGATGCTGAAGCAGGGCGGCAACGTGCTGCTGCTCGACGAACCGACCAACGACCTTGACGTCGAAACGCTGCGCGCGCTGGAAGATGCGCTGGAGAATTTCGCGGGCTGCGCCGTGGTCATCAGCCACGATCGCTTCTTCCTCGATCGTCTCGCCACGCACATCCTGGCCTTCGAAGGCGATAGCCATGTCGAATGGTTCGAAGGCAATTTCGAAGCCTATGAAGAAGACAAGCGCCGTCGCCTTGGCGATGCGGCGGACCGGCCGACCCGTCTGGCCTACAAGAAACTGACACGCTGA
- a CDS encoding carbonic anhydrase, producing the protein MNDFQTMIEGYRRFKTGEWARERARWAELAEGQSPKVMVIACSDSRVDPTRIFDTSPGQIFVVRNVANLVPPMETGGGRHGVSAALEFAVTQLEVSEIVVLGHGACGGASAALNQRFKDMRPGEGGFIADWIDLLSDARDEVVAEHGCEGPAAHRAMEEAAVKVSLANLRTFPCIRSREREGKLSLHGSYFAIADGLLHVLDPATGRFSPA; encoded by the coding sequence ATGAACGACTTCCAGACAATGATCGAAGGCTATCGGCGTTTCAAAACCGGCGAATGGGCGCGTGAGCGTGCGCGCTGGGCGGAACTGGCCGAGGGACAAAGCCCCAAGGTGATGGTGATTGCGTGTTCGGACAGCCGAGTCGATCCGACTCGGATATTCGACACGTCACCGGGGCAGATCTTCGTCGTTCGCAACGTCGCCAATCTGGTTCCGCCGATGGAAACCGGGGGCGGCCGCCACGGCGTTTCGGCAGCACTGGAATTTGCCGTCACCCAGCTGGAGGTGTCGGAAATCGTCGTGCTTGGCCATGGCGCCTGCGGCGGCGCCTCTGCCGCGCTCAACCAGCGGTTCAAGGATATGCGCCCCGGCGAAGGCGGCTTCATTGCCGACTGGATCGACCTGCTGAGCGACGCCCGCGACGAAGTCGTCGCCGAACATGGCTGCGAAGGCCCGGCCGCGCACCGCGCGATGGAAGAAGCCGCGGTCAAGGTGAGCCTCGCCAACCTGCGCACCTTCCCGTGCATTCGATCCCGCGAACGGGAAGGCAAGCTGAGCCTGCACGGCAGCTATTTCGCAATCGCGGACGGCCTGCTGCACGTGCTCGACCCGGCAACCGGCCGGTTCAGCCCGGCCTAA
- a CDS encoding bifunctional 2-C-methyl-D-erythritol 4-phosphate cytidylyltransferase/2-C-methyl-D-erythritol 2,4-cyclodiphosphate synthase, whose protein sequence is MIVAAGKGERAGGDVPKQYRLIGGKTVLAHAVDAMRRHPAIDQIQVVIGPGQETAYREAIGDRDILPPVIGGATRRESVQRGLEAIGSARHVLVHDAARPFLPAAVIDRLLDALAHDPGVVPVLPVADTLAQAGNGLGAVVPRDGLVRVQTPQAFSFDAILAAHRAWPADKEATDDAQIARAAGLSVAMVAGDAALDKITFAGDVMIAEAQLAARMIVRTGLGFDVHAFADDEELWLGGIQIPHARGLAGHSDADVALHAITDALLGAIGDGDIGSHFPPSDPKWRGADSARFVDHARALIAQAGGIIDHVDLTIICEAPKIGPHRDAIRARVATLLKLPERRISIKATTTERLGFTGRGEGIAAQAIATVRVPEDQ, encoded by the coding sequence ATGATTGTCGCAGCCGGCAAGGGCGAGCGCGCGGGGGGCGATGTGCCCAAACAATATCGGCTGATCGGCGGCAAGACAGTGCTGGCGCACGCGGTCGACGCGATGCGGCGTCATCCGGCAATCGATCAAATCCAGGTCGTCATCGGCCCTGGCCAGGAAACCGCCTATCGCGAAGCCATTGGCGACCGCGACATACTGCCGCCGGTAATCGGTGGCGCGACACGACGGGAATCCGTGCAGCGCGGGCTGGAGGCAATCGGATCGGCCAGGCATGTCCTGGTGCATGATGCGGCGCGCCCTTTCCTGCCGGCTGCCGTGATCGATCGATTGCTGGATGCGCTGGCACACGACCCCGGCGTGGTTCCCGTGCTTCCCGTGGCCGATACGCTGGCGCAGGCCGGAAATGGGTTGGGCGCGGTTGTGCCACGCGACGGGCTGGTGCGCGTGCAAACCCCACAAGCCTTCAGCTTCGATGCCATCCTTGCTGCGCATCGGGCATGGCCCGCAGATAAGGAAGCCACCGATGACGCGCAGATTGCGCGCGCCGCCGGGCTTTCGGTGGCGATGGTCGCCGGCGATGCGGCGCTCGACAAGATTACTTTTGCAGGTGACGTCATGATAGCGGAAGCCCAATTGGCGGCGCGGATGATCGTGCGGACCGGCCTTGGTTTCGATGTCCACGCCTTCGCCGACGATGAGGAATTGTGGCTTGGCGGCATACAAATCCCGCATGCGCGCGGCCTTGCCGGGCATAGCGACGCCGATGTCGCGTTGCACGCCATCACCGATGCGCTGCTCGGTGCGATCGGCGATGGCGATATCGGCAGCCATTTTCCCCCGTCCGATCCGAAATGGCGCGGTGCGGATTCGGCGCGATTCGTCGATCATGCCCGTGCGCTGATCGCGCAGGCCGGCGGGATCATCGATCATGTGGACCTGACGATCATCTGCGAAGCGCCAAAGATCGGCCCGCACCGCGATGCCATCCGTGCCCGCGTCGCCACGCTGTTGAAGTTACCCGAACGGCGGATTAGCATCAAAGCGACCACGACCGAACGGCTGGGCTTTACCGGCCGTGGCGAAGGAATCGCCGCCCAGGCCATCGCGACCGTGCGCGTGCCGGAAGATCAATGA